The DNA segment TAACCGTGCTCCTTGCAAAAGGCTGTTCGCAGGCAGAGATGGAAAATATGTTTCAATAAATTTTTGAGTCTGGGATTCATCTATTACAAAAAAGCCACCCCAGGGACGGGTAAAATCAGAAGAGGCAACAGTGAAGCCCTTTTCTGAGAGTTGCTGGGCTATTTTTGAAAAGATTTCAGTTGTCATGGCGTCAGAATAATTATATGATAAATAACGGTATACAAAGTTCAACGTCGCAAAAGTATAAAAATAGCAACGCTTTCTATTTTACGTAGTCCATTTTTTTAAGCGGTATTATTAAAAATTCAATGGATCAAAGTGCTTAAAATGACCATTCATTCGAATCCGTTCTTTCGTAGCCTCCATATTTTCCATTACAGGAATAGTTTTTTCCAGATGCTTCAACAAATAGCGTTGACGGTCCTTTTCTGAAGTTATTTTTAATAACTCATATTCGCTTTCCACAGAGAGTCCTACCTTATGTGCGATCTGATATGAAAAATAGTCATAATCGGTAATACGTAATTTCAATTCGGACTGCAGTAACTTATACAATATTTTGACCTTAGTCATGAGTTCAGCTACCAGTTCAGATTGAGGATCTCCCCAAATCGTCAAAATTTCTACATCACCGGCAGCATATAATTTACCTTTGGTAGGGTTCTCAAAACGTTGAATTTTAAATACTTCCAGCCCTTCTGTTTCAATGTCCATCTTCCCATCATCATAGCGCTGACGCAGATTGGTCACACGCATTTCAGTGCCATATTGTTGAATCTGATTATTTATAAAGGCTGGTATACCAAATGTAGTACCATTCTCCAGACACTCAGTAATCAGTTGTTGATATCGTGGTTCAAAAATATGCAGGTTTATCCTTTCATGAGGATAAGCTACCAGGGTAAGCGGAAACAATGGAAGGAATTTTGTTTTCATCATATTCTAGTTCGGAGGCAACAGGCATCAAAAATATTATCTCCTCATCAAAGTCGATCTTAGCCTGTTTACAAAGAGTCTCACGATATCTGATTTTAGTTGTTTACTGGCTGGCTTTTTCTACCCGGATTCCAACACTCATAACTTCCGGAAGTGGGTCTTTCCGCATATACTGCTTAATTTTAAATGTATATGCCCCCTTCTGTGGAAACTTAAATTTAGTAAGCGAGATAACCCGATTATCAAATATGTCCCCCAAACCTTCACCAAGAGGCTTACCTGTCTGTGTGTCCATCAATAGTAACTCCTGTAGTTTAGATGACAACTGCTTTCCGCTAGCATCTGTTAGATAGTAGGTTACAAACAAATTATAATAAGGATATGAGACAGAATTACGAATATTATAATAAATATTATAAGGAATAGATGGATCCTCGATAGTAAAAGTAAAGGTCTGTACACTATCAATAAACCATTGATTTTCAGGAATGTCATGATATTGCTCATATACCCGTTCCGTGTCACAGGCCCAGCAAAGTCCGAATAAAACGATTCCGAGAATATGTATCAGTCTTTTTCTTATAGTAATCAGAGAGTGAGATAATATCATGTGTATACTTGGTGCTAGAGTCGTTTAAGAGATAAGAATCCAGCAAATCAATACTACACAACCTGTGATATATTGATCTGCTGGATTTATTTTCATTAAATTCTTCTCAGAAAGATCAGTTTTCAAAACAGAAAAGCTCAACGGCGCTTCTTCTTAAATTTCTTTTTGTCTTTCTCTTTATCATTCAACCGTTTATCCAGTTTGGCAAGATCACTATTGATAGGAGCTGCTTCTATTATTGCCAGTTCATTTTCGAATAATGATTCAGGTGTAATACCATTCCGGTTCATAATCAGAATCTCATTGACACGCTCTACACCCAACGGATGCCAAGTCGTCTCTTCATGATATCCAAACCAGAGAATCTTCTTAAAAATGTCTGTCTTTTGTAAATAAGCATGACCTTTTTTAGTTCGCAGAGGTTCTTCTATTGTAGGAATTCCTTGCAAAGCTTCCATATAAGTCTCTAGTTCATAGTTAAGACAACACTTTAATCTTCCACATTGTCCGGAAAGCTTCGTCGGATTAAGCGAAAGATTTTGATAACGGGCAGCAACTGTAGATACAGCTTTGAAATCATTTAACCAGGTAGAGCAACATAATTCCCGACCACAGGAGCCAATCCCTCCCAGTCTGCCAGCTTCCTGACGCAAACTAATCTGGCGCATTTCTACCCGTACTTTAAACTCTGCAGCCAAAATCTTAATCAGTTCTCTGAAATCAACCCGATCATCTGCTGAGTAGAAAAATGTAGCCTTGGTATTATCGGACTGATATTCTACATCTGAAAGTTTCATTTGCAGATTCAATTCACGAATAATCTCACGAGTACGAAACATTGTAGGCAATTCCCGAGCTTTTGTCTGTTCATGCTTTTCAATGTCTTTTTCTGTTGCAATCCGATAGATCTGTCTGATTTCTTCATTATCCTGCACACCTTTCTTTTTCATTTGCAGACGAACCAAATCCCCCTGCAATGAAACTATCCCCAGGTGATGTCCTCCTGGTACCTCTACAATTACCTGGTCTCCTGTAAATAGTTCCAGATAATTTGAGTTACGAAAAAACTCTTTCCGTCCTCCTTTAAAGCGTATCTCTACAATATTAAAACGCTGTTCCAAAGGAATATCCATATTCCCCAGCCAGTCAAAAACATTCATCTTATTGCAACCACCTGTCTCGCAGCCGGTTGCTCCAGTTCCATTAGAAGCTGTGCTACACCCTGTACATGCCATATTATTTTATATAAAATCGGCTTTCGCCTACGTGAAAAAATTCTGAAGGCTTTACTCAAAAATCAGGTCCCACCCAAATACCGAAAAGATTAACGTATTTAGAAGAGAAATACTCTTCATCCTTTCTGTTGTTTCCTGATTCTGAATTTACACTTCAAAATCAAATTTACTTACTTATCTTCAATAAATCCAATCCTATATCTTTGCGATAATATTTTCCCTCCCATTGTATCCGTTCTGCAGCCTGATTAGACTTAGCTAGTGCCTGACGGATATCTGCTCCATAAGCTGTCAATGCCATTACACGTCCTCCATCTGTTACAACACGATTGTCAGGAGTTAGTTTTGTACCTGCATGAAATACCAGCACGTTTTCCACTTTTCCTGTATCTGAAATCACTTTTCCTTTTTCATAATCACCAGGGTATCCTCCGGAAACAAGCATTACTGTAGTTGCAATACGAGGTACAAACTGAATTCGTTTTTCAGATAGCGTACCGTTAGCAGTCGCTACTAATAATTCAACTAAATCTGACTGAATACGAGGAATTACTACTTCTGTTTCAGGATCACCCATACGTGCATTATACTCAATTACATAAGGCTCTCCATCAACATTTATCAATCCAAAGAATATAAAACCAACATAAGAAATGTTTTCTTTATACAAACCTTCTATTGTTGGCCATATAATTCGTTCATCAATTTTCTGCATAAACTCCCTATCTACAAATGGTACAGGAGAAACAGCACCCATCCCACCCGTATTTAGTCCAGTATCTCCTTCTCCTATCCGTTTGTAATCTTTGGCTTCAGGCAATATTTTATAATCTTTACCATCCGTAAGCACAAAAACAGAAAGCTCTATTCCAGTCAGGTATTGTTCAATTACTACACGGCTACTGGCATCTCCAAACTTCTGATGAGCCAACATATCTGTAAGCGTCTCATGTGCTTCCTTATAGCTTTGCGCAATAATTACACCTTTTCCTGCTGCTAATCCATCCGCTTTTAGTACAATAGGCAATTCCTGCTTATCAATATATTCGAGTCCTTCTTCTAATTGCTCAGGAGTAAATGTCTGGTAACGGGCTGTAGGAATATTGTGTCGCTGCATAAATTGCTTTGAAAAATCCTTGCTACCTTCCAGTTGAGCCCCTTCCCTACCTGGTCCTACAATCAACACATGTTTTAGATCTTCTCTTTCCTCAAATGTATTCCGAATACCTCGCACCAATGGTTCTTCCGGACCAACTACCACAAGTTCAATGGACTCCTTCAACACAAAATCCGTAATGGCAGTAAAGTCATTCACCCCAATAGCAACATTAGTTGCTATCTCATGAGTTCCTGCATTTCCTGGTGCAACAAATAACTGTGAACACAAAGGACTTTGCTTGATCTTCCACGCTAAAGCATGCTCTCTACCACCAGAACCAAGAATAAGTATTTTCATAAAAATGAATAAGAGACGTTATATATAAAACAGAGTTGGCAGACTCTACTCAATGCAGTTATCCTAAACAAACAGGTAGAATCAGACTATTAAAAAAGCCACAAAAGGCGTTATCTGCGCAAAATTAAGATTTCACCTTTATAAAAAAAGCCCTTAACAAAGAATTGGCAGGGCATAAAATTGAATAAACTTCAGATAGAGCGTCTAAATACACTCTGTAGTAATAGCTTAATGTGTCTTTACTTCTACAAGTATACACTAACTCAACAAACAAAAAGACCTCTTTCCAGAGTGGAAAGAGGTCTTTTAAGGAGAGAATACTAAATTTTCTAGTTGGCTACTTCCGAAAGGAATTTAATTCGCATAAGTCGTAATTCTTCTTCACTAAAATCATCTCCCATCTCGGCTAATGCTACTTTCATACTGTCTGTCTCTGCAGAAATAAAGTAATCCCAGATATCCTGTTGTTTGTCTTCATCCAGAATCTGATCAATATAATAATCCAGATTAAGACGTGTTCCAGAATAACAAATATGTTCTATCTCTTCTATCAAATCACTCATAGTCAAAACTTTTGACTCTGCGATTTCGTCCAGATTGATTTTCCGGTCAATTTGCTGAATGATAAAGATCTTGGTCTTAGACTTATTAGCTGTAGACTTGATCAATACATCAGAATCTGTCTCTATATCATTCTCAGCAACATACTTGGCTATTAGTTCAAGAAATGGTTTACCAAATTTAGCAACCTTTCCTCCTCCAACACCATTAATCTGCGCCAGTTCCTCTTTGGTTGTTGGATAGGTAGTAGCCATCTCCTCCAGAGAAGGGTCCTGAAAAATAACGTATGGTGGTAAGCCTTTTTCTTTCGCAATCTTTTTACGAAGTGCTTTCAGCATTTCAAATAAAGTCTCATCAGCCGCGCGTGGAGTAGATGGATTGCCAGCATCATTATCATCCTCGTCACTTTCTTCATCTACATTTGAATAATCATGATCTTTAGTCAGCGTGACAGGATAAGGATTATCTATGAATTCCAGTCCTTTAGCAGACGGACGGGCAATACCAATTACATCTACATCTTTTTCCAAGAAGTTATAAATGGTAATCTGACGATACACAGAGGTCCAATAGGCTACATCTTTTTCTGCACCTACACCAAATAGCTTAAGTTTGTCATGTCCGTAGCTTATTACGTAATCATTTTTAACGCCACGTAAAACATCCACAAGATGCGGCACTCCAAAACGTGACTCTGTCTGTATTACGGCCTGAACTGCTAGCACTACATCATCCTGCGCCTCAAATTTCTCACGAGGTTTCAGACAGTTATCACAATAGCCACAATCATGATCCAGTTGTTCACCAAAATAATGTAGAAGCTGACGGCGGCGACATACAGAAGATTCAGCATAAGCAGCCATCTCCTGTAAAAGATGTTTGGCATTATCCCGCTCTGTAACAGGTTTGTCCTTATTAAATTTCTCCAGCTTCAGAATGTCATTGTAGCTGTAGAACATAATACAGTTACCTTCCAATCCATCACGACCAGATCGCCCTGTTTCCTGATAATATCCTTCCAGCGACTTTGGAGCATCATAGTGAATAACAAAACGAACATCTGGTTTGTCAATTCCCATTCCAAAAGCGATAGTAGCCACAATTACATCTACTTCTTCATTCAAAAATGCATCCTGGTTGGCCATACGGATTGAGGCATCCAGACCAGCATGGTAAGGCAATGCCTTAATGTCATTTACACTGAGTAACTCAGCAATCTCTTCTACTTTCTTGCGGCTAAGGCAATAGATAATACCAGATTTACCTTTGTGGTTTTTTATATATTTGATTAGTTGCTTCTTCGCATCAACTTTTGGACGAACTTCGTAGTAAAGATTTTTGCGGTTGAAGGAAGATTTAAAAAGTTCCGCATCGTCCATGTCCAGGTTTCTTTGAATGTCAGTCTGGACTTTAGGGGTTGCCGTAGCTGTAAGGGCAATAATAGGGAGGTTTTTACCTAAATTTTCAATAATACCTCTGATCTTGCGGTATTCCGGGCGGAAATCATGACCCCATTCAGAGATACAATGAGCTTCATCTACTGCAACAAATGAGATGTTAGCTCTTTTGAGAAGGTCAATATTTTCTTCTTTGGTTAAAGATTCAGGTGCTACATATAAAAGCCTGATCTCACCATTCAATACATCTTTTTTAACTTTCGTGATTTCAGCTTTGCTGAGAGTAGAATTTAAAAACTGGGCGTTGATACCAACTGCATTCAACTGGTCTACCTGATTTTTCATTAAAGCAATCAGGGGTGAAATTACAATGGCTGTCCCAGACATCACAATAGCAGGCAACTGGTAACACAATGATTTACCTGCCCCTGTTGGCATAATTACAAACGTATTGCGTCCCGCTAAAATACTTTGAATAATTTCTTCCTGGGTTCCGCGAAACTGGCTATAGCCAAAAACGTCTTTAAGGGTTTCTTTTAACTGAGATAACTCGTCCGTCAACATCTGAATCTTTCTGAAGGTAGATAACTTTTATATTTTTAACGATGATTAGCGTATGCTGGTAAAACTTTTGCATCAAGTCTTATGTCAAAATTGCTAAAAAAGCGTTGCTTTGCAAACTTTATTTTGCACTTCATGAGGTAAGCTATGAAATATTTTTCAACAATTCAACTATATATAATTAGTTACAAATGAAAGTATTAGAAACCTCCCAAAGTTTGACAGGTTGGTTACTATTCTTACATTTGTCGAATATAGAGGAGCTTTCTTACAGTAAGTTAAATGGCAAAAGATGCATTTTATAAAATAAAATGAATCCAAATTCGTATTTAATCAAATATGATTTTTTCTATAGACGCTTTTTTGTAAAATAAAATTTTATACCGCCAGAGAATTTTAATACTACATTTTTCTTTTGATTAATTGGATAAATCAAATACTCATATAACTACTGGAAAAATATTTAACATATATACTTATTATTTCTATCTTACAAAGGGGATGTAAGATTTTTTTAAAAATTAATTAACGTACGAATAACAATTACATAAAGGAACCAGTAATGAGCAAAAACAACTATGTTATTATTATGGCAGGAGGTGTAGGCACACGCTTCTGGCCGTTTAGTCGCACCAGTAATCCCAAGCAGTTTCATGATGTATTAGGAACAGGCCGAACCCTGCTCCAACAAACTGCAGATCGTTTTGACGGCATCTGTCCACCCGAAAATATATATGTTGTAACCAGTGCTGAATACAGAGACCTGGTAAAACAGCAACTACCACAGCTCTCCTACGATCAGATATTATTAGAACCAGCTCGTCGCAACACAGCTCCCTGTATCGCGTATGCAGCCTACAAAATTGCTCATAAAGATCCTCATGCCAATCTGGTTATAGCTCCTGCAGATCATATCATATTAAAAGAAGAAGCGTTTAGAGCTGATATCCAGAAAGCACTGAAAGCTACCACAGAAACAAATAAGATTGTAACACTGGGAATTAAACCCAGCCGACCGGATACAGGATATGGTTATATCCAGTTTATTCCAAAAGATGGCGAAGAAGTTCTGAAAGTAAAAACTTTTACAGAAAAGCCAAATCTGGAATATGCTAAAAGCTTTATTGAGAGTGGAGATTATGTCTGGAATGCAGGGATCTTTGTCTGGAATGCGCAGACTGTAACCCAAAACTTTCTGCAGTATCTTCCGGATATAGCAGAAGCATTTGAAGATGGAAAACCATTCTACTTTACTACAGAAGAATCTACTTATATAGACAAAGCCTATTCCTGGTGTAAAAGTATCTCTATTGATGTAGGCATTATGGAAAAAGCAGATAAGGCAGGAGATGTCTATGTGGTATTAAGCGACTTTGGCTGGTCTGACTTGGGAACCTGGAAATCATTGTATGAAGTATCAGATAAAGATGAGCATGAAAATGTTATTGATGGCAGTGTGATGCTATATGACACCAAAAACTGTATCATCAAAACACCCAAAGATCGTCTGATTGCTATCAATGGTCTGGATGGGTTTATTGTTGCAGAATATGATAATGTGCTTCTTATCTGTCGCAAAGACGATGAACAAAAAGTAAAGGAGTTTGTCAATGATGCGAAAAATAAAGGAGACGAATTTGTTTAATCAACCCCATTGTTAACTATTTAACTTTATATACTTACCCTCATATTAAATATGAGGGTAATTTTATGTCTATTATGCAATACATCTATACTCTTATTATCTTTCTAAGTACTATTACTTATTCTTTTTCTCAAAATGAAACATCTGCAGTTTCACCCGAAAGCACAGATAGCGTGTATGTCACAGTGGAACGTATGCCTGAATTTCCAGGTGGTATTCCCAAAATAGGTGAGTTTCTACAAAATAACCTGCGCTATCCCAAAGCCGCCTTCAAAGCTAATATTACGGGTAAAGTTTTTGGAACATTCATAGTTGGAGAAGATGGAACTATTCGGGATATAGAAATAACGCAGGGTATAGGCTATGGATGTGATGAAGAAGTTATACGTGTTATTAAGCTTATGCCTAAATGGATTCCCGGTATGCAAGGAGGAAAGACAGTGGCCGTCCGTTATGTATTACCAATAAATTTTAGCATAGGGAAGAAATAAAAAATAGTCTATAACACATTACATCATTCCCCTCATAGTAGGAGTTAGTTATGTGGGTTAATTTTTATACCCTTTATGAAAACAATTTTTATCATACTATTTTCCGTTTTATCCATTCAATATACAATAGGTCAAACAAAAGAAAATTCTTTCAATACTACACCGTCCAGCGGCCCGTTGCTGGAAGTGGATCAAATTCCTGAATTTCCAGGAGGGATTTCAAAATTGGGTGAGTTTTTACAAAATAATCTGCGTTATCCTAAAGCTGCCCGCAAAGCTAACATTACGGGTAAAGTTTTTGCCAGCTTTGTGGTAGATGCCAAAGGAAGAATTAAGGATATATCTATTGCCAAAGGATTGGGTTATGGATGTGATGAAGAAGTTATACGCGTTATTAGACTGATGCCTAAATGGAAACCAGGCATAAAAGATAATAAAGCAGTTCCTGTACGTTTTTCTCTTCCTATTTCGTTTTCACTATCTGACTGAATATACTTAAGTCTTCTATTTAATAACAAGCCGCTTACATCACAGATAAAATGTATTTATTTAAACATTCCATAAAAAAACAACTTTCTTCACTGATTATCGCTTTGCTTGTCTGTGTCCCTCTGTATGCTCAGGACTCGTCTACTGAACAAGACAGCTCACCAGTAAATGGAAATGTTTCTCAACTAAATGAAGTACAACCTGAATTCCCAGGAGGCATGGAAAAATTAAGTAAATTTCTAAAAGCCAATCTGAAATACCCGAAAGCAGCTCGCAAGGCACATATTACAGGTAAAGTCATTTGTTCTTTTGTTATAGATGCAGATGGATTTGTACAGGAAGTATTTGTTACCAAAGGCATAGGATATGGTTGCGACGAAGAAGCGGCTCGTGTACTTAAACTTATGCCGCAATGGAAACCTGGTTTACAAAACAATCAAAAAGTACCTGTCAGATATTCTTTTCCTATCAGTTTTGGGCATGGACAATAAGTAATGGATAAATCATAACAGAAATTTTCATTCGCTGTTGTGGAAAAAGGAAGTCTTGTGCATCAAAGCAGAAAATACTGCTTTATGTACAAGGCAATACCTATTCTTTTTTCTGTTTTTTTTCTCTCAGTCTCAGATTATGCTCAGGCAAAACAGAGCAAACCAAATACACCAATCCCGGAGACATTTCAGCCACTGAATTGTGAGAAACGTCTTTTCTGGACAGCACAACATCCTCAATATCCGGAGGGTATATCTGCATTATATACTCTCATTCAAAAAAATCTTAGATATCCTGCTCTGGCAAGGAATAACAAAGTTCAGGGAACAATCTATGCTGGTTTTATAATAGATGAGAAAGGATTTATCAAATCCCCTCAGATTTTACAAGGCTTAGGGTATGGGTGTGATGAGGAGGTAGTGCGTGTACTTAATCTTATGCCGCAATGGATTCCTGCACAACAAAACGGAAGGAATACAGCTATTAAATATATCCTACCTATCAGCTTCTATCTTGCGATATAAGGCTTTTCGTTACTATTCAAATCATATAGAAGATAGCAACTACAACTAAAAGCAGCATTTTGTATGCAAAAATATACATCTGTAATCTTACTAATTATTCTTACAGCTTGTGATTTTCACAGAGAAACAGACTTTACAGTATTCAACTCTCATCAGACACATTTTCCTACTCTTTACAAAACCACAACCATTGATTCAAAACCTTCCGAACGAGCACCACAATTTCCAGGTGGAGAAGAAGGATTGAAACAATTCATTACAGATAATCTGCAATCACCACCAGAAGCACTAAAAGCCGAAGTTACAGGAAAAGTATATGTTAGCTTTACTGTAGGAGATAAGGGTCTGCTTCAGGATATAAAAGTAATTAAAGGCTTAGGGTATGGGTGTGATGAGGAAGTAGTACGATTAGTCAGACATATGCCAGTTTGGGAACCTGGTCTTCAGGGAGGTCAACCTATTGATGTAAATTACATTCTCCCTGTTGAGTTTAAGAAGACCAGAATAACCCGGAAATAAATAAAAGAGCAATTACTATGAAACGTCCACTAATACAACTATCTACATATTGCATCTTTTGCATTCTAAGTATTGCGTTATTCTTATGTTGCAACAATGAATCCTCTTCTATAACTACTCAGAAAAAGTTACCAGATACCTTGTTAGTAGAGGAAAAAATAGAAGATCTTCTTATCTCTGATTCAGATTATCTAGAAAGATTAAATTTTTATAAATTACAAGAAGAAGACATTATAACAGGAGCAGTAGTAGACAAAGTAGCTGAATTTCCTGGTGGGGAAAAAGCAATGAAATCATTCATACAAAAGCATCTGAAGTATCCACACACTTCATCTGATATAAGTGGAGTAGTATACGTTACTTTTTGGGTTCAACAAGATGGTCACCTCGAAGACATCCATGTATTAAAAGGAATAGGGTCAGACTTTGATAAAGAAGCCCTACGAGTGATTCAACTCATGCCTAACTGGAAACCAGCACAGTTAAATCATCGTAATGTGCCTCTCAGATATACTCTACCTATCTCTTTCTCTCCACATATAAAGTGATTCGATGTGTCCTCAAATAGTCAAGTTCGTCCTCTTTTTATGTCTGATAATTATCTCCTCCTGTAGTTTTGTTGATTATGAGCTATTGATTTCTTCAACCCAGAAAGAAGAGTATCCTATAGATACTACAGCATTTACAGATTCAGTAGCGTTCTGTGCTTGCTTCATAGAGCAAATACCCGAATTTCCTGGAGGCAGATGGGAGTTAGCTCAGTACTTACATCAAAATATTCGGTGGCCAACTACCGCCACGGATGCTAGTGGAGTTGTATATATCCGATTTCTTGTCAATACAGACGGCAGTATTAGCAACATTGAAGTAATAAAAGGGATACATCCGGATTTTGATGCAGAAGCCGTACGCGTTGTTCAGCATATGCCTAAATGGAAACCAGGGAAATCATATGGTGAAATAATAGCCCAAGAGTATACATTACCTATTCGTTTTATATTGTCATCAAACTCTCCCAACTAATCAGTATTAGATTATGGAAAAAGGAAGTTCTCTGCATCTACCTAACAGGTAACAGAATCTTCCTATGAGAAAATCTTTATTCTTCCTTTTCCTTTTGAATTGTAGTGTCTGTATTGCTCAACAATCAAAGTCAAGAACGTTTTTAAACCCTTCCCCCAAAACGCAGAGTTTAACATTTACAACTACTACAGAACAACCTCCTTCTATAGATAGCTTATTTATCGTTGATAAAATAGTTCTATCTGAGGCAACTGAAGATATAGGACAAGGTGGAGGTGTATGGGCTGAACAAATGCCTGAGTTTCCGGGAGGTATCAAAGGTATGAATGCCTTCATAAAGAAGAATTTAATGTATCCGGAAGTCGCTAAGAAAGCAAAAGTAGAAGGTGTTGTGTATGTGAGTTTTATTGTCAATGCAGAAGGAGCTATTGATGAGGTTAAAGTAATGAAAGGTATTGGGTATGGATGCGATGAAGAAGCAAAACGTCTTATCCATTTTATGCCAAAATGGATACCTGCACGGCAGAATGGAAGAAATATAGCTGTTCGATATTCTTTACCTATTCGTTTTTCTTTTCCTAAAGAAAAGAAATAATACTTCTACGGCTTATGCTTTATGAGAAAAAGTATCCTGTTTATACTCCTTATTTTAATATCCTGCTCCATCAATAAAGAAAAGATACAACCGCAATTCGATAAACAGGACAACACGCTAGATGAGGATACAGCAATTGTTTGTCTACTTTACCCACAAGTAATGCCTGAATTTCCAGGAGGTGTGCAAGCCATGCATAGTTTCTTTAAGAAAAATCTCCAGTGGCCTTCTAATAAGACAGATCTAGGAGGAGTTGTATTTGTTAACTTTCTAATCAAACCAAATGGCAGTATTGTAGAGCCTGGAATAGCTAAAGGTCTGAACCCTGATTTTGACGCAGAAGCCATACGAGTTATCAAACTCATGCCTAACTGGATCTACCCAGAAAATCCCGACCAAACACAACGACAGGGAATGCGATACAGCTTACCAATTCGCTTTAATCAGAAGTAGAGATTATACTTCCACACTTTTATCTCTCTCATAGTATTTATACAGATAAAATTTTGACTATCAAATAGTTATCAACCATATAGTGCGTATAAAACACCCCAGCGGGAAGCTATTTCAACGGAATGCGGCAGGTAAAAAGTAATGCCACCTATCTCTCCTATTACCCAGACACTGGCACAAATGTTTGGCAGGTTTGCACACAACTTTTCTTTTTAACACAAACCTTTTAATCCTATTTCACTATGGCTTCTTTTGGAGATTCCGTAAAAAACTTCTTTTCTGGTTCAGATAATGTTGAATCACTTCGCGAATTATTTCTTGAAGAGTTAAGAGACATTTATTATGCAGAGAACAAATTGGTGAACACACTACCAGCTATGGCAGAAGCTGCAACCACCAATGATCTTAAGACTGCAA comes from the Xanthocytophaga agilis genome and includes:
- a CDS encoding energy transducer TonB, whose product is MISSTQKEEYPIDTTAFTDSVAFCACFIEQIPEFPGGRWELAQYLHQNIRWPTTATDASGVVYIRFLVNTDGSISNIEVIKGIHPDFDAEAVRVVQHMPKWKPGKSYGEIIAQEYTLPIRFILSSNSPN
- a CDS encoding energy transducer TonB, translated to MYKAIPILFSVFFLSVSDYAQAKQSKPNTPIPETFQPLNCEKRLFWTAQHPQYPEGISALYTLIQKNLRYPALARNNKVQGTIYAGFIIDEKGFIKSPQILQGLGYGCDEEVVRVLNLMPQWIPAQQNGRNTAIKYILPISFYLAI
- a CDS encoding energy transducer TonB; this translates as MKTIFIILFSVLSIQYTIGQTKENSFNTTPSSGPLLEVDQIPEFPGGISKLGEFLQNNLRYPKAARKANITGKVFASFVVDAKGRIKDISIAKGLGYGCDEEVIRVIRLMPKWKPGIKDNKAVPVRFSLPISFSLSD
- a CDS encoding energy transducer TonB, producing the protein MYLFKHSIKKQLSSLIIALLVCVPLYAQDSSTEQDSSPVNGNVSQLNEVQPEFPGGMEKLSKFLKANLKYPKAARKAHITGKVICSFVIDADGFVQEVFVTKGIGYGCDEEAARVLKLMPQWKPGLQNNQKVPVRYSFPISFGHGQ
- a CDS encoding energy transducer TonB, with translation MQKYTSVILLIILTACDFHRETDFTVFNSHQTHFPTLYKTTTIDSKPSERAPQFPGGEEGLKQFITDNLQSPPEALKAEVTGKVYVSFTVGDKGLLQDIKVIKGLGYGCDEEVVRLVRHMPVWEPGLQGGQPIDVNYILPVEFKKTRITRK
- a CDS encoding energy transducer TonB; the protein is MQYIYTLIIFLSTITYSFSQNETSAVSPESTDSVYVTVERMPEFPGGIPKIGEFLQNNLRYPKAAFKANITGKVFGTFIVGEDGTIRDIEITQGIGYGCDEEVIRVIKLMPKWIPGMQGGKTVAVRYVLPINFSIGKK
- a CDS encoding energy transducer TonB, giving the protein MKRPLIQLSTYCIFCILSIALFLCCNNESSSITTQKKLPDTLLVEEKIEDLLISDSDYLERLNFYKLQEEDIITGAVVDKVAEFPGGEKAMKSFIQKHLKYPHTSSDISGVVYVTFWVQQDGHLEDIHVLKGIGSDFDKEALRVIQLMPNWKPAQLNHRNVPLRYTLPISFSPHIK
- a CDS encoding energy transducer TonB, which gives rise to MRKSLFFLFLLNCSVCIAQQSKSRTFLNPSPKTQSLTFTTTTEQPPSIDSLFIVDKIVLSEATEDIGQGGGVWAEQMPEFPGGIKGMNAFIKKNLMYPEVAKKAKVEGVVYVSFIVNAEGAIDEVKVMKGIGYGCDEEAKRLIHFMPKWIPARQNGRNIAVRYSLPIRFSFPKEKK
- a CDS encoding energy transducer TonB codes for the protein MRKSILFILLILISCSINKEKIQPQFDKQDNTLDEDTAIVCLLYPQVMPEFPGGVQAMHSFFKKNLQWPSNKTDLGGVVFVNFLIKPNGSIVEPGIAKGLNPDFDAEAIRVIKLMPNWIYPENPDQTQRQGMRYSLPIRFNQK